The Brassica rapa cultivar Chiifu-401-42 chromosome A10, CAAS_Brap_v3.01, whole genome shotgun sequence genome segment CACCGAGAACCTTCATATACCACATGACGTACCAAAGGGACACCTAGTGGTGTACGTAGGCAAAGAAGAGGAGAGTTACAAGAGGTTCGTGATCAAGATCACGTTGCTTCACGATCCCACCATCAGGGCTTTGCTTGATCAATCAAAAGACGAAGCTTACGATGATTTCACTTCCGGAGATTCTAAGCTTTGTATCCCTTGCGATGAAATCCTCTTCCTCGAGGTCCTCCGTTGCGCTTCTCCCCGTTAGTCTTGACTTTTGATCTTGATGAGTCTCTAATTCGAGTAAAGGTTTAGTTGTTCGGCTAATGTAACACGGGTCCTCTTGAGATCTATGTAGAGTTAATGAAGAGATTTGTAATGTGAACCATTTTTAGCTGATATAAGACCTTATTGATTGCGTTGCATCAACTTATCATATACTTTATATTACGGAGCAAGATATAATTTTTCTCAACTGATATGTAGTAATAATGATATTAAAGTATCAATGATTAtggtaaataaaaacaaaagccagaaaaataaaaaacactcGTTGAGAGATTGTTGAATCAAAGATGCTTGTTTTTATT includes the following:
- the LOC103847392 gene encoding auxin-induced protein 15A, encoding MMKKSKLITKAWKQMSSRIAKHRASTENLHIPHDVPKGHLVVYVGKEEESYKRFVIKITLLHDPTIRALLDQSKDEAYDDFTSGDSKLCIPCDEILFLEVLRCASPR